GTGGAACTGTGAGTACCGGTTTGCCGATGGTTTTTTCTAGGTCGGCTTTGCTGATACCTTCTTGAATAATATCCACATAGCGATACTCAAAGCCTTCGCGCGTTTGCGAAAGGGTTTCAGCGATTTGTTTCGCTCGGACACAAAATGGGCAAGAATCTCGCCCAAAAATAACTGCTAGCATGATGAACTCCTTTAAAGTGCGCGCGCATTATGCCAAATAGCAAGGCTTTCTGCTAATGGGTTGAGTAGATATTCCTATTCGGGTATTTCGATGTGATGTTAATGCTCGATGTCGAGATCGGTCAGGGGTTTGCAAACACAAGGTAGAATTTCTCCAGGCCTCATATAAGCGAGTGGGTCGGCAACATATTCCACTTCACCGCTCACTAAAACGGTTCTGCAGGCACCGCAGAAGCCGCTGCGACAGTGGTAGTGAGTTTCTATTCCACACTGTTCCATAGCTTCTAAAAGAGATTGAGGCTGACTATTGTCAACCTCAATTAGTAGCGTTTTGTTGATACGAATGTTTAACTTGGTGCTCATGCCTTACAAGTCAAAATCACCAAAATCACCGGCGCTTACTTC
This genomic interval from Idiomarinaceae bacterium HL-53 contains the following:
- a CDS encoding glutaredoxin 1, which codes for MLAVIFGRDSCPFCVRAKQIAETLSQTREGFEYRYVDIIQEGISKADLEKTIGKPVLTVPQIFVDEQHIGGCTEFEAYAKAKLGLYA
- a CDS encoding ferredoxin; the encoded protein is MSTKLNIRINKTLLIEVDNSQPQSLLEAMEQCGIETHYHCRSGFCGACRTVLVSGEVEYVADPLAYMRPGEILPCVCKPLTDLDIEH